A window from Geothermobacter ehrlichii encodes these proteins:
- a CDS encoding tyrosine-type recombinase/integrase produces the protein MNSESYTQILGYVRLATHLPRSDDVCLANLLEILGVETSLKRILPVLKTFVQIRKDLELCIPKNLLWAPARARLKDAFSLAEHLLQKRSQIQTDLPSLDLRPTEVRNNVFQKQISEGPFLATLGYLPTNPEHLGHWHLLLAQIILVRLLTVQLNREGEAREQLGRALRTVRGLADDPLLAQMPMGPCVPERFLDDLRRIENEKLTPLTTYLETALELCRPHPFSLPDLNREQTSSGADDTTFEEESEKATLVVEDLRPTEEESEPPEANSLVFAFQRTLPDGKRVQQDSIRATTQRQARENQMLPGSWDNLNQHELEVLVKGIFSETRHDCIEARIQLGIMLFAGLDPKRIRCLLVVDHPDNAEGPDTYISQTRCLRLRSEEPQLKTRPSTEATQQTWQRQFHVDLPLPPSLAKLIERYVALRSSTTPTQLFVGNAPSSCQSLLAKLRKKASRLTFHRIQDHLLYRLANLPNSDIAVASLLLGRKIYLARTRVHYAAFDPEFLQQLYIRACNDLLREAGQQDRIPERYPLAPPRIVGTPRRPRLAEVQHLADKLKEQIDQTPLPRTQQEWVACHNSYTLYTLLFLAYCTGLRPNHTPYIPPQRIDPANGLTVIWDKSGIDQYHCRLAWLSPECVHQINHYHTYINRYFQTEKGTDNPAELSIFFLSPEMKPVAVTRQELVRRLAENGFFLPPNVQRHLLKSELQEDGCHWEVIEALLGHWHLGEEPWAQTSALHPDDFRQELSRYIVRLLERLGFKAIQWPPERRGRREIIRLPGLPASKRPGRTSQMQKASARKVRQILDDPPGELWQQLFGVAWPNGLSTKPEQIHVLDKLRCYLPDIYKGNARPQVNLDQLRQFIEKLEPHPVDPRVYHRRISFLIRGLERGRDVQNWDIPIPPKPVINRKPRNLAKLSLVDHVLQARLLEKALVKELENPPPDDPLIALGQILVSAVLFGGINHQTWAEALVKSLPDKVYLYQKTLWVDLWREDIDDIPPQERWRLQRNPTLYRRWLPDPVTRNLILQFYSRTQRPMERQSLSLKSIYAAYRKHLKAQGHALPTLRDLLRLGQARTTLTNEPFLSAYSQNKILSASLPDPAWVRLLTNKAVGHQRPSIRRRGAIITDNHTDWLKLQKQLIRELRHRIDTSSRKTGDTSTEQTPSSPEQTKNAIATFLADHQEQLSEATALLGRWAMQLLSARIYPQENRKVQPEAKSTVISYLEAFDDEFLLHAVGHDISEMDEDDFKDLISKTANEIIRTRTNQNNDKIINDRTVWVIERLNQFLSYLHLFEECPDLFVDLKKSGIRVYKKDNKVRANLLSVGEYRDLRSAMGWKRRQDLSRRQRMTLVALVLLYRTGMRINELGGILVEECVGREQLEILVQRNRLRGIKSRQARRRLPLWLLLPKEELDFVRTWLTYRRKEPGTTDDAPLFADAPFDMKPTPLNALVGPIRDKMVEVTGDETLTLHGLRHTFANNLLTSLLCEPTESKSSILADDDLSAADRIRLREHLLGDGATSKKALFCLAMLLGHASTDTTLTSYIHLCDRLVVHNSQRKDSAPPLTTKAIARLTGRGRRMGQNLLKKQTHPLDKVLPPLDDSIRQALAHPLLQEARSRKTPAFKPDEKTLSELLYERIVEHKDQLPTQLKWPESKPEMEVLQVLFEQVAKSDDRNKPPTAAKALLDGFRVRHNHIEISHIHIAHQALAFLECLGIPTAEITVHCPRFTRIKSPRSLERKWRAATGRFLHAAPPQCRENLPNGKIRIPIRYLLHDGKLVETDRKLVNLVGVVIFLVSRNAY, from the coding sequence ATGAACTCGGAGTCCTACACGCAAATTCTTGGATATGTCCGTTTAGCAACCCATCTACCAAGGTCCGACGATGTCTGCCTTGCGAATCTGCTCGAGATCCTCGGAGTCGAGACATCCTTAAAACGCATCCTTCCTGTCCTCAAAACGTTCGTCCAAATCCGGAAAGATTTGGAGCTCTGCATCCCGAAGAACCTTTTATGGGCACCTGCCCGGGCAAGGCTGAAAGACGCATTCTCTCTGGCAGAGCATCTTCTTCAAAAGCGCTCTCAAATCCAGACCGATCTCCCCAGCCTGGACCTCAGGCCAACTGAGGTCAGGAACAATGTCTTTCAAAAACAAATTTCGGAAGGCCCCTTTCTTGCCACCCTCGGGTACCTTCCGACCAACCCGGAACATCTGGGTCATTGGCACCTACTGCTGGCTCAAATCATTCTTGTCCGTCTCCTGACCGTGCAACTCAATCGGGAAGGCGAGGCACGAGAACAGCTTGGCAGAGCCCTCCGGACCGTCCGCGGGCTTGCGGACGATCCCTTGCTGGCCCAGATGCCGATGGGCCCATGTGTCCCGGAAAGATTTCTCGATGACTTGCGTCGAATCGAGAATGAAAAACTCACTCCCCTGACCACTTATCTCGAGACAGCCCTTGAGCTGTGCCGGCCTCACCCTTTCAGCCTCCCCGACCTCAATCGAGAACAAACCTCTTCAGGGGCAGATGACACAACGTTCGAAGAGGAGAGCGAAAAGGCCACGCTTGTGGTTGAAGACCTTCGGCCGACGGAGGAGGAGAGCGAACCACCGGAAGCGAACAGCCTTGTTTTTGCTTTCCAACGGACCCTGCCCGACGGCAAGCGCGTTCAGCAGGACAGCATTCGGGCCACGACACAACGCCAAGCCCGGGAGAACCAGATGCTGCCGGGCTCTTGGGACAATCTCAACCAGCATGAGCTGGAGGTTCTGGTCAAAGGCATTTTCAGCGAAACGAGACATGACTGCATCGAGGCGAGAATCCAGCTTGGCATCATGCTGTTCGCCGGGCTTGATCCAAAACGCATTCGTTGCCTATTGGTGGTCGATCATCCCGACAACGCCGAAGGGCCAGACACCTACATCTCGCAAACCCGTTGTCTTCGTCTTCGGTCAGAGGAACCCCAGTTAAAAACCCGGCCTTCTACCGAGGCAACGCAGCAGACGTGGCAAAGACAGTTCCATGTTGACCTGCCACTGCCACCCTCGCTGGCAAAGCTGATTGAACGGTATGTGGCCCTCCGTTCTTCGACGACACCGACACAGCTGTTTGTAGGCAACGCACCTTCGTCCTGCCAAAGTTTGTTGGCCAAACTTCGGAAAAAGGCTTCCAGACTGACCTTCCACCGGATCCAGGACCACCTTCTCTATCGGTTGGCGAACCTTCCCAACTCGGACATCGCAGTTGCCAGCCTGCTGCTGGGGCGTAAAATCTACCTGGCCAGAACCCGGGTGCATTACGCCGCATTTGACCCGGAGTTTTTGCAACAACTCTACATCAGAGCCTGCAACGACCTTCTCCGTGAAGCGGGTCAGCAGGACCGGATACCAGAGCGGTACCCACTGGCTCCTCCTAGGATTGTCGGTACTCCGCGTCGTCCCCGGCTTGCAGAGGTTCAACATCTGGCCGATAAACTGAAAGAACAGATTGACCAAACACCTCTTCCCCGAACACAGCAGGAATGGGTTGCTTGCCACAACAGCTATACGCTGTACACGTTACTTTTCCTGGCATATTGCACCGGACTCAGGCCGAACCACACACCGTACATTCCTCCGCAGAGAATCGACCCGGCCAACGGACTCACCGTCATCTGGGACAAGTCGGGCATTGACCAGTATCACTGCCGCCTGGCATGGCTGTCACCGGAATGTGTCCACCAGATCAATCACTACCACACCTACATCAACCGTTACTTTCAGACCGAAAAAGGCACGGACAATCCGGCCGAGCTCAGCATCTTCTTCCTCTCTCCCGAGATGAAGCCTGTTGCCGTCACTCGCCAGGAGCTCGTCAGACGTTTGGCCGAAAACGGTTTTTTTCTACCGCCCAACGTCCAACGGCACCTGCTCAAATCGGAACTGCAGGAAGACGGTTGTCACTGGGAGGTCATCGAGGCGCTACTGGGGCACTGGCATTTGGGAGAGGAACCTTGGGCACAGACCTCGGCCTTGCACCCGGACGACTTTCGGCAAGAGTTGAGCCGTTACATTGTGCGCCTGCTCGAACGGCTTGGATTCAAGGCCATCCAATGGCCACCTGAGCGGCGAGGGAGAAGAGAGATTATTCGTCTACCTGGACTTCCAGCTTCCAAAAGGCCGGGCCGTACCAGCCAAATGCAAAAGGCTTCTGCCCGCAAGGTTCGGCAGATCCTTGATGATCCCCCCGGAGAGCTGTGGCAACAACTTTTTGGCGTCGCCTGGCCCAACGGGCTCAGTACCAAGCCCGAACAGATTCATGTTCTGGACAAGCTGCGCTGTTATCTTCCGGATATCTACAAGGGCAACGCCCGACCTCAGGTGAACCTCGACCAACTACGTCAATTCATCGAGAAGCTCGAACCGCACCCGGTGGACCCGAGAGTCTACCATCGCCGAATCTCCTTTCTGATCCGGGGGCTGGAAAGAGGACGGGACGTTCAAAATTGGGACATCCCCATCCCACCCAAACCGGTCATCAACCGAAAACCGAGAAATCTGGCAAAACTTTCCCTAGTCGACCATGTATTGCAAGCGCGTCTTCTGGAGAAGGCCCTGGTCAAAGAGCTGGAGAATCCACCGCCTGACGACCCGCTTATTGCCCTGGGACAGATTCTCGTAAGCGCAGTTTTGTTCGGCGGCATCAACCACCAGACATGGGCCGAAGCGCTCGTCAAATCCCTGCCGGACAAGGTCTACCTGTACCAGAAGACCTTATGGGTCGATCTCTGGCGGGAAGACATTGACGACATCCCGCCCCAGGAGCGCTGGCGCCTGCAGCGGAATCCGACGCTCTATCGCCGCTGGCTGCCCGACCCGGTAACCCGTAACCTGATCCTGCAGTTCTACTCCCGAACGCAACGACCTATGGAGAGACAAAGCCTCTCTCTTAAGTCGATCTACGCGGCCTACCGCAAGCACCTGAAAGCACAGGGGCATGCCTTACCCACCCTCCGAGACCTGCTACGCCTTGGACAGGCACGAACCACACTCACCAACGAACCGTTCCTGAGTGCCTACTCGCAAAACAAGATCCTTTCGGCCAGTCTGCCCGATCCGGCTTGGGTACGTTTGCTGACCAACAAGGCGGTGGGCCATCAACGTCCAAGCATCCGACGCCGAGGCGCCATCATTACCGACAACCATACGGATTGGCTCAAGCTGCAGAAACAACTGATTCGTGAGCTGAGACATCGCATCGATACGTCAAGCCGGAAAACCGGCGACACCTCCACAGAACAGACGCCTTCCAGCCCGGAACAAACCAAAAATGCCATCGCGACCTTTTTGGCCGACCACCAAGAGCAACTCAGTGAAGCAACAGCCCTGCTCGGTCGTTGGGCCATGCAACTTCTTTCGGCAAGGATCTATCCGCAGGAAAACCGCAAGGTCCAACCGGAGGCAAAATCGACCGTCATCTCCTACCTTGAAGCGTTCGATGACGAGTTTCTGCTGCATGCTGTCGGGCATGACATATCGGAGATGGACGAAGATGACTTCAAGGATCTGATCAGCAAAACCGCAAACGAGATTATTCGGACACGCACGAACCAGAATAACGACAAAATCATCAACGACAGAACGGTCTGGGTCATCGAGCGACTCAACCAATTTTTGTCCTATCTCCACCTCTTTGAGGAGTGCCCGGACCTTTTCGTCGATTTGAAGAAGAGCGGAATCCGCGTATACAAGAAGGACAACAAGGTACGGGCCAACCTGCTATCGGTCGGCGAGTACAGGGATTTGCGCAGTGCCATGGGGTGGAAGAGGAGACAAGACCTCAGCCGCCGTCAGCGCATGACCCTGGTCGCCCTGGTTCTGCTCTACCGTACCGGCATGCGCATCAACGAGCTCGGTGGAATTCTGGTTGAAGAATGTGTCGGACGGGAGCAACTCGAAATTCTGGTACAACGCAACCGGCTCCGCGGCATTAAAAGCAGGCAAGCTCGGCGTCGACTGCCCCTCTGGCTGCTACTGCCCAAAGAAGAGTTGGACTTCGTCAGAACATGGCTCACCTACCGCAGAAAGGAGCCGGGAACGACAGACGATGCGCCCCTGTTCGCGGATGCTCCCTTCGACATGAAGCCAACGCCTCTGAATGCCCTGGTCGGTCCCATCCGGGACAAGATGGTCGAGGTCACAGGCGACGAGACCCTGACGCTTCATGGTCTGCGCCATACGTTCGCCAACAATCTGCTGACCAGCCTGCTTTGCGAACCGACTGAAAGCAAATCCTCCATTTTGGCTGATGACGACCTTTCCGCCGCCGATCGAATCCGGTTGCGCGAACATCTGCTGGGAGACGGAGCGACCAGCAAAAAGGCTCTCTTCTGCCTGGCCATGCTGCTTGGCCATGCCAGCACGGACACGACTCTGACATCTTACATCCACTTGTGCGACAGACTCGTTGTGCATAACAGCCAGCGAAAAGACAGCGCCCCTCCCCTTACGACAAAAGCTATCGCCAGGCTGACGGGACGCGGCCGGCGCATGGGCCAGAACCTACTGAAGAAGCAGACACATCCCCTGGACAAGGTCCTTCCACCACTCGACGACAGTATCCGGCAGGCACTGGCACACCCTCTCCTTCAGGAGGCAAGGAGTCGAAAAACCCCAGCCTTTAAGCCCGATGAGAAGACCTTATCGGAGTTGCTTTACGAAAGGATCGTCGAGCACAAGGACCAACTCCCCACTCAGCTCAAATGGCCGGAGTCCAAACCGGAGATGGAGGTTCTGCAGGTTCTGTTTGAACAGGTGGCAAAATCAGACGATCGCAACAAACCCCCAACAGCGGCGAAAGCACTTCTCGATGGGTTCAGAGTGC